A section of the Leptotrichia buccalis C-1013-b genome encodes:
- the coaBC gene encoding bifunctional phosphopantothenoylcysteine decarboxylase/phosphopantothenate--cysteine ligase CoaBC, with the protein MKNILVGVTGGIAAYKSAGIVSLLKKKGYNVKVVMTENATKIIGPLTLETLSRNRIYVDMWDSNPHYEVEHISLADWADVVLIAPATYNIIGKVANGIADDMLTTILSAVSVRKPVFFALAMNVNMYENPILKENIDKLKSFGYRFIDAEEGLLACNYSAKGRMSEPENIVDEIERYSIFSKFENFDIVLKNKKILITSGRTKENIDPVRYLSNNSSGKMGYSLAQAAVDLGAEVTLISGPTNLKVPNGLEKFIFVESALEMYEKVDEYFKNTDIFIACAAVADYRPKEYKKEKIKKSDSDFVIELVRNPDILLEMSKKKEKQLLVGFAAETNEIRENALKKLEKKNLDIIVANNASVMGSDENVIEIIKKDRTSVEISQKSKVELAYDILSEVIFELEKRY; encoded by the coding sequence ATGAAAAATATTTTAGTAGGAGTTACAGGGGGAATTGCGGCATATAAATCGGCTGGAATTGTATCGCTTTTGAAAAAGAAAGGATATAATGTGAAAGTTGTGATGACTGAAAATGCTACAAAAATCATTGGACCTTTGACTCTTGAAACTTTATCAAGAAATAGGATTTATGTGGATATGTGGGATAGTAATCCGCATTATGAAGTGGAGCATATTTCACTTGCGGATTGGGCGGATGTGGTTTTGATTGCACCTGCGACTTATAATATAATTGGAAAAGTTGCAAATGGGATTGCAGACGATATGCTTACGACAATCCTTTCTGCTGTTTCGGTAAGAAAGCCAGTATTTTTTGCTTTGGCAATGAATGTGAATATGTATGAAAATCCGATTTTAAAAGAGAATATTGATAAACTGAAATCTTTTGGTTATAGGTTTATTGATGCAGAAGAAGGATTACTTGCTTGCAATTATAGTGCGAAGGGGAGAATGAGCGAGCCAGAAAATATTGTCGATGAAATAGAAAGATACAGTATTTTTTCAAAATTTGAGAATTTTGATATAGTCTTGAAAAATAAGAAAATTCTTATAACAAGCGGAAGAACAAAGGAAAATATTGATCCTGTCAGATATTTGTCAAATAATTCAAGTGGAAAAATGGGATATTCACTTGCTCAGGCGGCTGTTGATTTGGGAGCAGAAGTAACTTTAATTAGTGGGCCTACGAATTTGAAAGTTCCAAATGGACTTGAAAAATTTATTTTTGTAGAATCGGCATTGGAAATGTATGAGAAAGTGGATGAATATTTTAAAAATACTGATATTTTCATAGCTTGTGCGGCAGTTGCTGATTACAGACCAAAGGAATACAAAAAGGAAAAAATAAAGAAATCTGACTCAGATTTTGTTATAGAATTGGTTAGAAATCCTGATATTTTATTAGAGATGAGTAAGAAGAAGGAAAAACAGCTATTAGTTGGATTTGCCGCAGAAACTAATGAGATAAGGGAAAATGCCTTAAAAAAGCTGGAAAAGAAAAATTTGGATATTATAGTAGCAAATAATGCGTCTGTAATGGGCAGCGATGAAAATGTGATTGAGATTATTAAAAAAGATAGGACTTCGGTGGAAATTAGTCAGAAAAGTAAGGTGGAGCTGGCTTATGATATTTTGAGTGAAGTTATTTTTGAATTGGAAAAGAGATACTAA